The Oncorhynchus tshawytscha isolate Ot180627B linkage group LG08, Otsh_v2.0, whole genome shotgun sequence genome window below encodes:
- the LOC112256264 gene encoding catenin delta-1 isoform X3, translated as MEQCESAAALLESVREQEVQFEQLTRALEEERRRVRLTSPPSHILPHTQNGRLGEADIERLKLSEGYINGTQYRMVDPVHGVLDESCTPEDDSQDIQSVFSDDGTNGRRAGNAMKKVITSRTVLPSDSMSIDGGLSVSGMGGYSATLDRTYRQAGGGDYPTATVPRNYHYGPAGGYDDYRSAPPSEAYASLSRGTRMDDRYRPADGYRTLDSGYRAPSRQQLDPYAAQPQVGRGVRGVGSALELGGMRYAHQAHFGVEDDQRSLGYDDMEYSMAPPPMHPGYGTMPRLGPGPGGLDRRRLRSCEDTLDGDMGGVDPYTWGVNMAMERGSMASLDSTLRKGPPTSWRQPELPEVIAMLNYRLDPVKTNAAAFLQHLTFKNDKVKSEVRRLKGIPSLVSLLDNPKKDVHHSACGALKNISYGRDHDNKIAIKNCDGIPALVRLLRKAREQDLTDTITGTLWNLSSHDSVKMEIVDHALHALSDEVMVPHSGWERGRDGGEESLKPRHLEWETALTNTAGCLRNVSSERSEARRKLRECTGLVDSLMYIVQSQINRKDVDNKLVENSVCLLRNLSYQVHREVPGCERYLEAAPLNQGPVPGSNKASCFGSRKGKDEWFSTGQKDADDGSADQIDIPKRTTPAKGYELLFQPEVVRVYTSLLRESKNPSVLEAAAGAIQNLCAGRWTYGRYIRATVRLEKGLPMMAELLAHGNDRVVRAMSGALRNLAIDNRNRELLGKHAVPHLVADLPGGQSQSARPLSEETVVSVLSTLTEVLGNSLEAAKTLRASQGIERLVLINKDGKRSEREVRGAGQVLQLVWGHKDLRRPLEKDGWKKTDFTVNLNTSANGPSTRTNGTYEETTMPMLDKGAKRDMIPLNDLGPEAYSTLDQRERRRSLDNSLDTTDTLQRGVYGGRKGSLPLLDSYDG; from the exons ATGGAGCAGTGTGAGAGCGCCGCGGCTCTGCTGGAGTCGGTGAGGGAGCAGGAGGTGCAGTTTGAGCAGCTGACCAGAGcgctggaagaggagaggaggagggtacgCCTCACCAGCCCCCCGTCCCAcatcctcccacacacacag AACGGGCGCCTGGGGGAGGCAGACATAGAACGTCTGAAACTGAGTGAGGGATACATCAACGGGACAcag TACAGGATGGTGGACCCAGTGCATGGCGTTCTAGACGAGAGCTGCACACCAGAAGATGATTCACAGGACATACAGTCTGTCTTCTCAGACGATGGAACAAATGGACGGAGGGCAGGGAACGcg atgaagaaggtGATCACCTCGCGTACCGTCCTTCCCTCTGATTCGATGTCCATCGACGGAGGACTGTCCGTCTCAGGTATGGGCGGTTACAGTGCCACTCTGGACCGTACCTACAGGCAGGCTGGAGGGGGGGACTACCCCACAGCCACGGTCCCCAGGAACTACCACTACGGCCCCGCGGGGGGGTACGACGACTACAGGAGCGCCCCGCCCTCCGAGGCCTATGCCAGCCTGAGCAGAGGCACACGCATGGACGACcgctacag aCCTGCGGATGGGTACAGGACCCTGGACTCTGGGTACCGCGCCCCCAGCAGACAGCAGCTGGACCCCTACGCAGCCCAGCCCCAGGTGGGGCGTGGGGTGAGGGGTGTGGGCAGTGCCCTGGAGCTGGGGGGCATGCGCTACGCCCACCAGGCCCACTTTGGTGTGGAGGATGACCAGAGGAGTCTGGGATATGATGATATGGAGTATAGTATGGCTCCTCCTCCCATGCACCCAGGGTACGGCACCATGCCACGACTAGGACCAGGCCCTGGAGGACTGGACAGACGCAGGCTCCG GAGTTGCGAGGACACTTTGGACGGGGACATGGGAGGAGTCGACCCCTACACCTGGGGCGTCAACATGGCGATGGAGAGGGGAAGCATGGCGTCATTGGACAGCACCCTGAGGAAGGGCCCGCCCACTTCCTGGAGACAACCGGAGCTACCGGAGGTCATCGCCATGTTGAACTACCGACTGGACCCGGTCAAAACCAACGCCGCTGCCTTCCTCCAGCACCTCACCTTCAAGAACGACAAG GTGAAGTCGGAGGTGCGTCGTTTAAAGGGGATCCCCTCTCTGGTCTCGTTGCTGGACAACCCCAAGAAGGACGTGCACCACTCGGCCTGCGGGGCGCTCAAGAACATCTCATACGGACGAGACCACGACAACAAGATCGCCATCAAGAACTGTGACGGCATCCCAGCCTTAGTCAGGCTACTGAGGAAGGCCAGAGAGCAGGACCTCACAGACACCATTACAG GCACACTGTGGAACCTTTCGTCTCACGACTCGGTGAAGATGGAGATCGTGGACCACGCGTTACACGCCCTCTCTGACGAGGTGATGGTGCCGCACTCTGGCTGGGAGAGAGGGCGTGACGGAGGAGAAGAGAGCCTCAAACCACGCCACCTGGAGTGGGAGACGGCCCTCACCAACACGGCTGGCTGTCTGAG GAACGTGAGCTCAGAACGTAGCGAGGCCAGGCGGAAGCTGAGAGAGTGCACGGGATTGGTGGACTCGCTCATGTACATTGTCCAATCACAGATCAACCGTAAAGATGTGGACAACAAG ttggTGGAGAACAGTGTGTGTCTGCTGAGAAATCTGTCCTATCAGGTTCACCGGGAGGTTCCTGGCTGCGAGCGCTACCTGGAGGCCGCGCCCCTAAACCAGGGCCCTGTCCCCGGATCAAACAAGGCCAGCTGCTTCGGCTCACGGAAGGGCAAAG ATGAGTGGTTTTCCACAG GTCAGAAAGATGCGGATGACGGGAGTGCGGACCAGATCGATATCCCAAAGAGGACGACGCCTGCCAAAG GCTATGAGCTGTTGTTCCAGCCTGAGGTGGTGCGTGTCTACACTTCCCtgctgagagagagcaagaaccCCTCAGTGCTCGAAGCAGCAGCCGGAGCCATACAGAACCTGTGTGCCGGACGCTGGACT TATGGCCGGTATATCCGGGCCACGGTACGTCTGGAGAAGGGCCTACCTATGATGGCAGAGCTGCTGGCTCATGGGAACGACCGTGTGGTCAGAGCCATGTCCGGGGCCCTGAGGAACCTGGCCATCGACAACCGAAACCGCGAGCTGCTTG GTAAGCACGCCGTGCCCCACCTGGTGGCAGACCTGCCGGGTGGCCAGAGCCAGTCTGCACGACCTCTGTCTGAGGAGACGGTGGTGTCTGTGCTGAGCACGCTCACTGAGGTGCTGGGCAACAGCCTGGAGGCCGCCAAGACCCTCAGGGCCTCCCAAGGCATCGAGAGACTGGTGCTCATCAATAAGGAtgg TAAGCGGTCCGAGCGGGAGGTGCGTGGGGCAGGCCAGGTGTTGCAGCTGGTGTGGGGGCATAAGGATCTGCGGCGCCCCCTGGAGAAGGACGGCTGGAAGAAGACTGACTTCACGGTGAACCTCAACACATCCGCCAACGGCCCCTCCACACGCACCAACGGGACCTACGAGGAAACGACCATGCCAATGCTAGACAAAG GGGCGAAGAGAGACATGATTCCACTGAATGACTTAGGCCCTG AAGCCTACTCTACACTGGACCAGCGGGAGAGGAGACGCTCTCTGGACAACTCCCTCGACACCACAGACACTTTACAG CGTGGGGTGTACGGGGGCAGAAAGGGTTCCCTGCCTCTGTTGGACTCCTACGATGgttag